AGCTAAAGCAGCAGAGCTCGGCTACAAGGTGAATTATGAAAAAGGAAAACCCGGGCAATGGTCTATGCTGAAACCGGAAGCGGACTATGGTGGGATTAGTGTAAACTACGTTAATAATAACAAAGAATGGTTAGGTTCTACGCAAATTGTTGGGGAGATACCGAGGTTACGGCAGTATGACGGCGGTTTTAATAGGGCATTACGTAATGAGCTGGGACCGAAAGCAAAATACGGTATACTCAGCTTTGATTTCCGTCGCTATCCGCTGGCTACCGGAACTGCAACTGTTCAAAACAATTTAGTTACACTTTGTGAAGGCAAACCGGCACAAGACAAATTGCCTATTCCTGACCCGGAAAAAATGTCTATGAACATTAAAGACGTTGCCTATTTTTTAAATGCCGACGAAGTTGGCATAGGATTGACACCGGAGTTCGCCCCTTGGGAAACCATGGTTACAGATAAGCCTGGTATGATAGCAGGAAAGCCTTACGAAGAAGTTTGTAAGCCTAATGTTGTAAGTGCTGCCACTCATCCATATACCATTTGTGTATCGGTTGATAAACATCTGGAAACATTTTTGGGATCTACCGGCTACGACGGTATCGCCAATTCTCAATCCAACAGAGCAACAATGATACTATCAGGAATTGTCACTTCCATAGCCGCATATATCAGAGCTCTCGGTTACGAAGCTGTTGCTTCTCACCAGGGAAAAGAATATGTTATTATCCCTCCGGTTGCTATTGCCAGCGGTCTTGGTGAACAACCCAGGGTACCTCAGGGGGTAGCTCATCCCAGACTAGGGTTTAGACACATGATTGCCTGTGTTTCGACAAATCTTCCGCTAGCTCCTGATAAACCTATTGAATTTGGCGCAAAGGACTTCTGCCGTGTATGTAAAAAATGTGCCCAAACCTGTCCTGCTCAGGCCATCAGCTATGATGATGATGAAATAGTTCATAATGGCTATAAGCGATGGGATTTTAATCTGGACGCTTGTATACATTTCAGAGCTGAAAATGAAGAAGGTGTCTGCTGTGCCCAATGTATGAAGGTCTGCCCCTGGAACTCCAAGGAAGACTCCTGGTTCCATAAAGCGGGTATTACAATCGGCGCAAGCGGTCGTACATCTGCAAATCTACTGGTTAAAATTGACGATATGTTTGGGTATGGCACAGAGGTCATTCCAAGGTTTAAGTGGTGGCTTGAGTGGCCGGAATTATACAAAATTAAAATCCCGACTAATAACTAATGAATTTATATTCTATACAGTAGAAAAATAAGGCGTGATTATGGATTATTTAGAGAGAAACTATTTGCCGGAAAATTTCTATGGTATACCTGCATTAATTGATTATTCTAATTTGGGCGAAATGTGTACCTTTAAAAAGGGAGATCCCATAATCCTTCCAGGCCAGTATTTGAAAAAACTATTATTAATTATTGATGGTAAAGTTAAAGTTTCCAGGCTTTCTTCAAGTGGCAGGGAACATTTTCAATACTTTGCCGAAAAGAATGCTATCATTAATGAGCTTTTTCCTTCGGAAGACAGTCCGTTACAAATTATTGCAACTCGCAATACCCAAACATGTATGTTTACAAGTGGACAGCTTCTGCAGATCATCTCCAATGACAATACGATTGCGCTAGAAATCCTTAAGGGTTTAAGCCAAAAATCAAACTACTTTGAAGAAAAGTTAGTAGAAAGAACCTATGATACAGCTACAACAAGAATATGTCATCTGATTAGAAATCTTGTTTTACAGGTAGGCGTATATGAGGATGGAAAGTGTCTTATTGACATCCCCTTGCCGCAGAACTATATTTCACAAATTACCGGGTTGCATTTTATAACGGTGTGCAATGTCATTAAAAAACTAAAAAACGAAAAGATCTTAGGAAAGGACGGGAAGAAACTTATCGTCTATGATGTGGAAAAGCTAAATAAATACCTTATGCTTTATGAAGAAGAATAGAATAACCTATTTAATTTTATTGCTTAAAAATATTTTTGCCTTCAACTGAAGGCTGTGATTAAGCACAACCACGAAGGGGACGTAACGAAACTTTATTTCGCGACGTCCCCTTAACCTATCTAGCCCAATTTTTTCAGCTCATCTTTTTATCAGTTAGTACTGATTTAGTACTGCCATCTTCCTCATATTATGAGCAACACAGTGCAAATGCTTACCCTAATATTAGAACCTGATTATCCAAAAAGTATATCATGGTTAAGTTTTATTTTTGAGTCATGGGATAGAATTTAAATAGTTATAATGTTTACAGGAGGAATACAATGCATAAATTTATTCTTGGTCAATACAAAAATTTAAGTCTGGCTGAACCGAAAGGGTTTGATCAAAAAGATTTAGAAAAAGCAGTACTTGAATCAATCCTAAATACCGTGGATATTTGGTGCAAGCAGAATACAACCGTCGAAGAGGAAGATGTCATCATTATTAAAGTCGAGGCCAAGGAAAGAGGAGTTTTAGTCCCAGAATTTTGCCAAAACAAACTGCAGTATAAAGTAGGTGATAAGAGTTACTTGAAAGAGTTTATGAACGCTATCGGCAAAAAATTGGGGGAAAGCTTTAGCATGGAAATCAATTTTGATGAGACCTGTGTCATTGAAAGGATCAGGAATAAAAAAGTTAGTTTATACGCAACGATTACGGATGTCCTTTATAAAAAAATCCCGGAAATCACAGATGACTTAGTACAAAAAATGGAAACGGATTGCCGTACCTTGGACGAA
This genomic stretch from Dehalobacter restrictus DSM 9455 harbors:
- a CDS encoding reductive dehalogenase — protein: MNKDVKNAEENRTNKKEMSRRSFLLGSTALAATAGVLAATAIPGVAKAAELGYKVNYEKGKPGQWSMLKPEADYGGISVNYVNNNKEWLGSTQIVGEIPRLRQYDGGFNRALRNELGPKAKYGILSFDFRRYPLATGTATVQNNLVTLCEGKPAQDKLPIPDPEKMSMNIKDVAYFLNADEVGIGLTPEFAPWETMVTDKPGMIAGKPYEEVCKPNVVSAATHPYTICVSVDKHLETFLGSTGYDGIANSQSNRATMILSGIVTSIAAYIRALGYEAVASHQGKEYVIIPPVAIASGLGEQPRVPQGVAHPRLGFRHMIACVSTNLPLAPDKPIEFGAKDFCRVCKKCAQTCPAQAISYDDDEIVHNGYKRWDFNLDACIHFRAENEEGVCCAQCMKVCPWNSKEDSWFHKAGITIGASGRTSANLLVKIDDMFGYGTEVIPRFKWWLEWPELYKIKIPTNN
- a CDS encoding Crp/Fnr family transcriptional regulator, yielding MDYLERNYLPENFYGIPALIDYSNLGEMCTFKKGDPIILPGQYLKKLLLIIDGKVKVSRLSSSGREHFQYFAEKNAIINELFPSEDSPLQIIATRNTQTCMFTSGQLLQIISNDNTIALEILKGLSQKSNYFEEKLVERTYDTATTRICHLIRNLVLQVGVYEDGKCLIDIPLPQNYISQITGLHFITVCNVIKKLKNEKILGKDGKKLIVYDVEKLNKYLMLYEEE